Proteins encoded by one window of Candidatus Methylomirabilota bacterium:
- a CDS encoding PhzF family phenazine biosynthesis protein, which produces MPSYKFVQVDVFTDRVFGGNPLAVVLDARGLDDGLMQQIAREMNLSETVFLFPPTRPDCVAALRIFTPAREVPFAGHPTIGTTWVLAARGMVPKGAARFTLEERIGPVPVELEGDPARPSFIWMNQQDATFDPALDNREGVAHALGLTLADLWPTGPIQPGSTGNKFLFVPLRDKVAVDRAVLDVRAMLEVMGDRPRMGIFVFAPDPDASADRVYSRMFGPHSSGIPEDPATGSASGPLGAYLVLNRMVRSAGEVRIVSEQGTKMGRQSFVHIQLTAGGGTVTNIRVGGGVVPVLEGEFRLS; this is translated from the coding sequence ATGCCGTCGTACAAGTTCGTGCAGGTGGATGTGTTCACCGATCGCGTGTTCGGCGGGAATCCGCTCGCGGTTGTTCTCGACGCGCGCGGGCTCGACGACGGCCTCATGCAGCAGATCGCGCGCGAGATGAATCTCTCCGAAACTGTCTTCCTCTTCCCGCCCACGCGCCCCGATTGTGTCGCAGCGCTCCGGATCTTCACGCCGGCTCGCGAGGTGCCCTTTGCCGGGCATCCGACCATCGGCACCACGTGGGTGCTGGCCGCCCGTGGCATGGTGCCCAAGGGCGCGGCGCGCTTCACCCTCGAGGAGAGGATCGGACCAGTGCCCGTCGAGCTCGAAGGTGATCCGGCCCGACCGAGCTTCATCTGGATGAATCAGCAGGACGCGACTTTTGATCCCGCCCTCGACAATCGCGAGGGGGTAGCTCACGCGCTCGGCCTCACATTGGCCGACCTCTGGCCCACCGGACCCATCCAGCCCGGCTCCACGGGCAACAAGTTTCTCTTCGTGCCTCTGCGCGACAAGGTAGCGGTAGATCGTGCCGTCCTCGACGTGCGCGCGATGCTCGAGGTCATGGGTGATCGGCCGCGCATGGGCATATTCGTCTTCGCGCCGGATCCAGACGCCTCCGCTGACCGCGTCTACTCCCGCATGTTCGGCCCGCACAGCTCGGGCATTCCGGAGGACCCCGCCACGGGCTCAGCCAGTGGCCCGCTCGGCGCCTATCTGGTGCTGAACAGGATGGTGCGGAGCGCAGGGGAAGTGAGGATCGTGAGCGAGCAGGGAACCAAGATGGGCCGGCAGAGCTTCGTGCACATCCAGCTGACGGCGGGGGGCGGCACGGTCACCAACATCCGCGTAGGTGGCGGCGTGGTCCCGGTGCTCGAGGGCGAGTTTCGCTTGTCCTAG
- a CDS encoding SDR family NAD(P)-dependent oxidoreductase, whose amino-acid sequence MKLKDRVVLVTGGGSGIGRAIAQLFAEEGARVIVNDVREEAAKETMVAIPSGGCAIQADVADSAQVKAMFAQIEREFGTLDVLVNNAGIAGTSTTNRDRLRERSDARIAEMMSGQGIQTHWDITQEMTDESWHRMIAVHLNGTFFCTREALKLMSRRNQGAIINMSSVAALMGLDTVPHYSAAKAGILGFTRAVAREVGSRGIRVNAICPGFIDTPMTQPISPLARAATVARTPLGRWAEPVEVARTALFLASDDSAFFTGQWLSPNGGLFIG is encoded by the coding sequence ATGAAGCTCAAGGATCGAGTCGTATTGGTGACGGGCGGGGGCTCGGGCATCGGCCGGGCCATCGCGCAGCTCTTCGCCGAGGAAGGCGCGCGGGTCATCGTGAACGACGTGCGCGAAGAGGCCGCGAAGGAGACGATGGTGGCGATCCCTTCCGGCGGCTGCGCGATCCAGGCCGACGTGGCCGACAGCGCGCAGGTCAAGGCGATGTTCGCCCAGATCGAACGCGAGTTCGGAACCCTCGACGTGCTCGTCAACAACGCGGGCATCGCGGGGACGTCGACGACGAATCGAGACAGGCTTCGCGAGCGATCCGACGCGCGGATCGCCGAGATGATGAGCGGCCAGGGCATCCAGACCCACTGGGACATCACCCAGGAGATGACGGACGAGTCCTGGCACCGCATGATCGCCGTGCATCTGAACGGCACCTTCTTCTGCACGCGCGAGGCCCTCAAGCTGATGAGCCGGCGCAATCAGGGCGCCATCATCAACATGTCGAGCGTGGCCGCGCTCATGGGGCTGGACACCGTGCCGCACTACAGCGCGGCCAAGGCAGGCATCCTCGGCTTCACCCGCGCCGTGGCCCGGGAAGTTGGCTCACGAGGGATCCGCGTCAACGCGATCTGCCCGGGCTTCATCGACACACCGATGACTCAGCCCATCTCGCCGCTGGCGCGCGCGGCCACCGTCGCCCGCACGCCCCTCGGCCGCTGGGCCGAGCCCGTCGAGGTGGCCAGGACCGCTCTCTTCCTCGCCTCTGACGACAGCGCCTTCTTCACCGGCCAGTGGCTTTCCCCCAACGGCGGGTTGTTCATCGGCTAA
- a CDS encoding thiamine pyrophosphate-dependent enzyme: protein MSARKPLLDALVSMLTPRDVLVSCLGANARYLPHMRVPSPVFALCDSMGAAVPLALGMALQRSDRHVVALEGDGSLLMSPNVLATVAAARPPNLSILLWVNGRYESSGGQALPSAPVDWAALARAAGIHHVENVRDVAGLRAEFPKAREAAGPAVLVVEVAFDPAEPIPPYSERPEEIRARFRIE, encoded by the coding sequence GTGAGCGCGCGCAAGCCGCTGCTCGATGCGCTGGTGTCCATGCTGACGCCGCGCGATGTCCTCGTCTCCTGCCTCGGCGCCAATGCGCGCTATCTGCCTCACATGCGCGTGCCGAGCCCTGTCTTCGCGCTCTGCGACTCCATGGGCGCCGCCGTGCCTCTAGCTCTGGGCATGGCCCTCCAGCGCTCGGATCGCCACGTGGTCGCTCTCGAGGGCGACGGCTCGCTGCTCATGAGCCCCAATGTGCTGGCCACGGTGGCCGCCGCGCGACCCCCGAACCTCAGCATTCTCCTCTGGGTCAACGGGCGCTATGAATCATCGGGGGGCCAGGCGCTGCCGTCGGCGCCGGTCGACTGGGCGGCCCTGGCCCGCGCGGCGGGCATTCACCACGTGGAGAACGTGCGCGACGTGGCCGGTCTGCGCGCGGAGTTTCCGAAAGCGCGAGAGGCGGCAGGGCCAGCGGTGCTTGTGGTCGAGGTGGCCTTCGATCCCGCCGAGCCGATCCCGCCCTACTCCGAGCGCCCCGAGGAGATCCGCGCCCGCTTTCGGATCGAGTGA
- a CDS encoding ABC transporter ATP-binding protein, whose protein sequence is MDDGVLLRTEGLCRNFGSLAAVQDVTLTVRTGELRSIIGPNGAGKTTLFRLISGEMPPSSGRIQFKGREIAGLPQHTVARLGIAKSYQITNIFPHLSVLENVRVAAQGYAHAFDFWSRADHLGAARERARVVLDLVGLGDKTERVAAFLSHGEKRHLEMAIALAPEPTLLLLDEPTAGMSPEETDSTMELIRTLAKGRTILVVEHKMKLVMGISDRITVLHQGQVLAEGTPEEIRNSQLVQQTYLGAGR, encoded by the coding sequence ATGGACGACGGCGTTCTCCTGCGCACCGAAGGGCTCTGTCGCAACTTCGGCAGCCTCGCCGCCGTGCAGGACGTCACCCTGACCGTTCGCACCGGAGAACTGCGCTCGATCATCGGCCCCAACGGAGCCGGAAAGACGACACTCTTCCGCCTGATCTCGGGCGAGATGCCGCCGAGCTCGGGGCGCATCCAGTTCAAAGGCCGGGAGATCGCCGGGCTACCTCAGCACACGGTAGCGCGGCTGGGCATCGCCAAGTCCTACCAGATCACGAATATCTTTCCGCACCTCAGCGTGCTCGAGAACGTGCGAGTGGCCGCGCAGGGCTACGCGCACGCTTTCGACTTCTGGTCGCGGGCCGACCATCTCGGCGCGGCACGGGAGCGCGCGCGGGTGGTCCTCGATCTGGTCGGTCTCGGCGACAAGACCGAGCGCGTGGCCGCCTTTCTCTCCCACGGGGAGAAGCGCCATCTGGAGATGGCCATCGCCCTCGCCCCCGAGCCCACCCTCCTGCTGCTCGACGAGCCAACGGCGGGCATGAGCCCGGAGGAGACGGACTCCACCATGGAGCTCATCCGCACTCTCGCCAAGGGACGCACCATTCTTGTCGTCGAGCACAAGATGAAGCTCGTCATGGGCATCTCCGATCGCATCACCGTCTTGCACCAGGGCCAGGTTCTCGCCGAGGGCACGCCGGAGGAGATCCGAAACAGCCAGCTCGTCCAGCAGACCTACCTCGGAGCGGGCCGTTGA
- the tcmP gene encoding three-Cys-motif partner protein TcmP translates to MIQKYAVAYSAILRKKKNLHHVYIDAFAGAGVHRSRASGAFIPGSPLNALHVRPPFREYFLIDLQEDKVVALQKLVGNRPDVHILQGDCNVLLLNDVLPKVKYRDFRRALCLLDPYGLHLNWQVIAQSGAMGSVEMFPNFPVAAMNRNVFWRRDLNKIDPAAIARMNAFWGDDSWTKVVYSTSGNLFGWKEKTGDNAAIAQAFRDRLRTKGGFKHVPHPLPMRNSKGAIIYYLFFAAQQPVAAKIVREIFERYRIVGENQVGRFLCN, encoded by the coding sequence ATCATCCAAAAGTATGCTGTCGCCTATTCCGCCATCCTGAGGAAGAAGAAGAACCTCCATCACGTCTATATCGACGCTTTTGCAGGGGCCGGGGTCCACAGATCTCGTGCGTCGGGTGCGTTCATTCCCGGCAGTCCCTTGAATGCGCTCCACGTCCGCCCGCCTTTCAGAGAGTACTTTCTGATCGACCTCCAGGAAGATAAGGTAGTCGCTCTTCAAAAGCTCGTCGGTAATCGACCAGATGTCCACATTCTCCAAGGAGACTGCAACGTCCTCTTGCTGAATGATGTCCTGCCCAAGGTTAAGTATCGAGACTTCCGACGAGCGCTCTGTCTGCTCGACCCATATGGTCTTCACCTCAATTGGCAGGTCATCGCTCAGAGCGGTGCGATGGGTTCCGTCGAAATGTTCCCGAATTTCCCCGTCGCAGCCATGAATCGGAACGTGTTCTGGCGTCGCGATCTGAACAAGATAGATCCGGCGGCCATCGCTCGGATGAATGCGTTCTGGGGAGATGACTCATGGACGAAGGTTGTATATTCCACTTCGGGAAATCTCTTCGGCTGGAAGGAAAAGACGGGAGACAATGCGGCCATCGCTCAGGCGTTCCGTGATCGTCTCCGGACGAAGGGGGGATTCAAACACGTCCCACATCCGCTCCCCATGCGAAACTCCAAGGGAGCTATCATCTACTATCTGTTCTTTGCTGCCCAGCAACCTGTCGCGGCCAAGATAGTCAGGGAGATTTTCGAGCGCTATAGAATCGTCGGGGAGAACCAAGTTGGCCGATTCCTCTGCAATTGA
- a CDS encoding ABC transporter permease, which produces MKLLLAPSLVVIAVFAAALTALLRYSVVEFVPGSLKTGGLTADNFRAVLARQYLGAVWDTLLLSAATTLCTLVASYPVAYALARTRSSRVRSALLVLTLAPFFSGAIVRTYAWVLVLGNTVVTWPVPLLFTERGVLIGLVHFSMPTMILLLAAALSHIDPVYERAASSLGATPARVFWRVTLPLSMPGVVSGCVLVFAWTLSAFATPELLGGGKVKMIANVVRDLALDSFNWPGGAAFAVVALAVTLSILAAAGRLTSGRAP; this is translated from the coding sequence GTGAAGCTGCTGCTGGCGCCGTCGCTGGTCGTCATCGCGGTCTTCGCGGCCGCCCTCACGGCTCTGCTCCGGTACAGCGTCGTCGAGTTCGTCCCCGGATCTCTCAAGACGGGCGGGCTGACCGCGGATAATTTCCGCGCGGTGCTGGCCCGGCAGTACCTCGGGGCGGTCTGGGACACGCTGCTCCTGAGCGCGGCCACTACCCTCTGCACCCTCGTGGCATCCTACCCGGTCGCCTATGCGCTGGCGCGGACGCGCTCGTCGCGCGTTCGCTCGGCCCTCCTTGTGCTCACCCTCGCCCCGTTCTTCTCCGGCGCCATCGTGCGGACGTACGCGTGGGTCCTCGTGCTGGGCAACACCGTGGTGACCTGGCCGGTGCCCCTCCTCTTCACGGAGCGTGGCGTCCTCATCGGGCTGGTGCACTTCTCCATGCCGACCATGATCCTGCTCCTGGCCGCCGCCTTGAGCCACATCGACCCCGTGTACGAGCGCGCGGCCTCGAGCCTGGGCGCCACGCCCGCGCGCGTCTTCTGGCGCGTGACCCTGCCCCTCTCGATGCCCGGCGTGGTCTCCGGCTGCGTCCTCGTCTTCGCCTGGACGCTCAGCGCCTTCGCCACGCCGGAGCTGCTGGGCGGTGGCAAGGTGAAGATGATCGCCAATGTGGTCCGGGACCTCGCGCTGGATTCCTTCAACTGGCCGGGAGGCGCCGCCTTCGCGGTGGTGGCGCTGGCCGTGACCCTGTCGATTCTGGCCGCCGCCGGACGGCTGACGAGCGGGCGGGCGCCGTGA
- a CDS encoding MmgE/PrpD family protein, with protein MRATSVLAEFVVKSRWEDCPAAAVDAARRAILDCLGVMLAGSTEPAARIVQQIAEAEGGAPLATIVGTRRRTGAVWAALANGTAAHALDFDDTNFAMLGHPSAPVLSAALAAGELALADGRALVHAFLLGFEVETTLAEVINPAHYEKGFHATGTLGALGAAAAASRLLGLDAAQTRTALAIAATQASGLKENFGTMTKPFHAGHAARSGVLSALLAREGFTASEQAIEGPQGYLAVLSAGKREEGALDRLGAPWKILTTGVAVKPYPSCACTHSIIDSALELKRTLRLAPDDIAQVTIGVNQTVPRILIHSSPKSGLEAKFSGEFTAAAALCEGKVGIQSFQDDKTQDPVIQELMKRTRVVVDPEIPADLERHMWTRVTLRLRDGREVALGPRPVPGHPSHPLTMDQLREKFSDCARLVLPEDRVDSVRQMVETLDGCPDLRSLTAILGP; from the coding sequence ATGCGCGCCACCTCCGTGCTCGCCGAGTTCGTGGTGAAGAGTCGCTGGGAGGACTGCCCGGCCGCCGCCGTGGACGCCGCGCGCCGGGCCATCCTCGACTGTCTGGGGGTCATGCTCGCGGGCTCCACGGAGCCGGCTGCGCGCATCGTCCAGCAGATCGCCGAAGCCGAGGGCGGGGCGCCCCTTGCCACCATCGTGGGGACGCGGCGGCGCACCGGCGCCGTCTGGGCCGCGCTCGCCAATGGCACGGCCGCACATGCCCTCGACTTCGACGACACCAATTTCGCCATGCTGGGCCATCCTTCGGCGCCCGTTCTCTCGGCGGCCCTCGCGGCCGGGGAGCTGGCCCTGGCGGACGGACGCGCGCTCGTGCACGCCTTCCTTCTTGGCTTCGAGGTCGAGACCACGCTGGCCGAGGTGATCAACCCCGCGCACTACGAGAAGGGCTTCCACGCCACGGGCACCCTCGGCGCCCTCGGCGCGGCGGCCGCGGCCTCCCGGCTGCTCGGGCTCGATGCCGCGCAGACGCGGACCGCGCTGGCCATCGCGGCCACCCAGGCCTCAGGGCTCAAGGAAAACTTCGGCACCATGACCAAGCCCTTTCACGCCGGTCACGCGGCGCGGAGCGGCGTGCTCTCGGCGCTCCTGGCGCGCGAGGGCTTCACCGCCTCCGAGCAGGCCATCGAGGGACCGCAGGGCTATCTGGCCGTGCTCAGCGCGGGCAAGCGAGAGGAAGGCGCCCTCGACCGGCTGGGCGCGCCGTGGAAGATCCTGACCACGGGCGTGGCCGTCAAGCCCTACCCGTCCTGCGCCTGCACGCACTCGATCATCGACAGCGCGCTCGAGCTCAAGCGGACGCTGCGCCTCGCCCCCGACGACATCGCCCAGGTCACCATCGGCGTGAATCAAACGGTGCCGCGTATCCTCATCCACTCGAGCCCGAAGAGCGGGCTCGAGGCCAAGTTCTCGGGCGAGTTCACAGCCGCCGCGGCGCTCTGCGAGGGCAAGGTCGGCATCCAGAGCTTTCAGGACGACAAGACGCAAGATCCCGTCATTCAGGAGCTGATGAAGCGCACGCGTGTCGTGGTGGATCCGGAGATTCCCGCCGACCTCGAGCGCCACATGTGGACGCGCGTCACCCTGCGGCTGCGGGACGGCCGCGAGGTCGCCCTGGGCCCCCGCCCGGTCCCGGGCCATCCGAGCCATCCGCTGACCATGGATCAGCTTCGGGAGAAGTTCAGCGACTGCGCGCGGCTGGTTCTGCCCGAGGATCGCGTCGACTCCGTGCGCCAGATGGTCGAGACACTCGACGGCTGCCCCGATCTGCGGAGCCTGACGGCGATCCTCGGTCCCTGA
- a CDS encoding ABC transporter permease codes for MIPRLWVLGLVSFMTLPTLVVIGVSFNPTAILSFPPAGLSLRWYANVITYPQFQRAAVNSLLVTAAATALAMPIGTAAALALARGRLRLRSTWATILLSPLVVPGVAAGLGFLILAASLGLLRSRVVLVMAHAALVLPFVVRSVWVSVESLDPALERAAASLGATPWRVFRRVTLPLLRPGLLTALLFAVIVSLNEFVVSLFISNRVTEILPVAMFTYVVNYTDPTIAALSTLFIASTFVAVWIADRFLGLGGVFLHHR; via the coding sequence GTGATCCCGCGCCTCTGGGTTCTCGGCCTCGTGTCCTTCATGACCCTGCCCACCCTCGTGGTGATCGGCGTGTCCTTCAATCCCACGGCCATCCTGTCATTTCCGCCCGCGGGGCTGTCGCTCCGGTGGTATGCCAATGTCATCACCTATCCCCAGTTCCAGCGGGCGGCCGTCAATAGCCTGCTCGTCACGGCCGCGGCTACGGCGCTCGCCATGCCCATCGGGACGGCCGCGGCCCTGGCCCTGGCCCGAGGTCGCCTTCGCCTCCGCTCGACGTGGGCCACCATCCTGCTCTCGCCGCTCGTCGTCCCCGGGGTGGCGGCGGGTCTGGGCTTTCTCATCCTGGCCGCCTCGCTCGGTCTGCTCCGGAGCCGCGTGGTCCTGGTCATGGCGCACGCGGCGCTCGTGCTGCCCTTCGTCGTGCGCTCCGTGTGGGTCAGCGTGGAGAGTCTGGATCCGGCCCTGGAGCGCGCGGCGGCCAGCTTGGGCGCCACGCCCTGGCGCGTCTTCCGGCGCGTCACCCTCCCCCTGCTCCGGCCGGGGCTCCTGACCGCGCTGCTCTTCGCCGTCATCGTGTCCCTCAACGAGTTCGTGGTCTCGCTCTTCATCTCGAACCGCGTGACCGAGATCCTTCCCGTGGCCATGTTCACCTACGTCGTCAACTACACCGACCCCACCATCGCCGCGCTCTCCACCCTGTTCATCGCCAGCACCTTCGTGGCGGTGTGGATCGCCGATCGGTTCCTCGGGCTGGGCGGCGTGTTTCTTCATCACCGGTGA
- a CDS encoding phage Gp37/Gp68 family protein: MADSSAIEWTDATWNPVTGCTKVSPGCKFCYAERLTERFGRQRFSEIRLHPERLGLPMRWKAPRRIFVNSMSDLFHEKVPTDFINQVFDTMRLATRHVFQVLTKRPDRLLEWQRSGAWPSEIPRNIWLGVSVESDAYLWRVDRLREADVRVRFISAEPLLGSLASLDLDGISWVITGGESGGPPDRALVENASKDHCPKSSAVAWVREIRDLCRSEGVAFFHKQWGGRTAKSGGRKLDGREWSEYPHVAATTDIVADKAYR, encoded by the coding sequence TTGGCCGATTCCTCTGCAATTGAATGGACCGATGCTACATGGAATCCCGTAACCGGTTGTACCAAGGTCTCCCCCGGCTGCAAGTTTTGCTATGCGGAACGCCTGACCGAGCGTTTCGGGCGACAGCGTTTCTCGGAGATTCGACTCCATCCAGAGCGACTCGGGCTTCCCATGCGTTGGAAGGCCCCCCGACGGATTTTTGTCAACAGCATGAGCGATCTCTTTCACGAGAAGGTGCCGACCGACTTCATCAATCAAGTGTTCGATACCATGCGCTTGGCAACTCGCCACGTATTCCAGGTCCTTACCAAGCGCCCGGACCGCCTGCTGGAATGGCAACGATCAGGAGCTTGGCCGTCAGAAATTCCTCGGAATATCTGGCTAGGCGTGTCTGTAGAGTCCGATGCTTATCTTTGGCGAGTTGACCGCCTGCGAGAAGCGGACGTTCGGGTGCGGTTCATAAGTGCCGAACCGCTCTTAGGGTCTTTGGCCAGTCTGGACTTGGACGGGATCTCTTGGGTCATCACGGGTGGGGAATCAGGAGGGCCGCCAGATCGCGCTCTTGTGGAAAACGCGTCCAAGGACCATTGTCCCAAGTCTTCAGCTGTCGCATGGGTTCGCGAGATTCGAGACCTTTGCCGGAGCGAAGGCGTAGCCTTCTTCCACAAACAGTGGGGTGGACGAACGGCCAAGTCGGGGGGGCGCAAGCTGGATGGGCGCGAATGGTCTGAGTATCCTCATGTGGCCGCAACGACGGATATTGTCGCCGACAAAGCCTACCGCTAG
- a CDS encoding ABC transporter ATP-binding protein, translated as MARVVVELRSCTRSFGPVRAVDGLDLAVHEGEFLSLLGPSGCGKTTTLNLIAGFIEPTAGVILIDGEDMTGRPAHRRGLGLVFQSYALFPHLSVFENVAFGLRERHVPKADIERRVLAALTLVRLNARAEERPTRLSGGMQQRVALARALVYEPRVLLLDEPLAALDKKLREEMRAELREILRAVGITTIFVTHDQGEALGLSDRIAVMHAGRLEQLGPPREIYERPATRFVADFIGASTVLRGRSIASDRVELAPDLSLKVSVGSPLAVGQEVELAIRPERISIVVVPGDNVLTARIVGVTYQGLQTEVTAEIVGGQRLLAFVPEPAPTGLLPGRTLLLHLPADAFMSLTPRDVSPLGRQELR; from the coding sequence ATGGCGCGCGTGGTCGTGGAGCTCAGGAGCTGCACGCGGAGTTTCGGTCCCGTCCGCGCGGTGGACGGGCTGGACCTCGCCGTCCACGAGGGCGAGTTCCTCTCGCTGCTCGGGCCGTCCGGGTGCGGGAAGACCACCACGCTCAATCTCATCGCGGGCTTCATCGAGCCGACGGCCGGCGTCATCCTCATCGACGGTGAGGACATGACGGGGCGGCCCGCCCACCGGCGCGGCCTCGGCCTGGTGTTCCAGTCCTACGCCCTTTTCCCCCATCTCTCCGTCTTCGAGAACGTGGCTTTCGGCCTGCGCGAGCGGCACGTGCCAAAGGCCGACATCGAGCGGCGGGTCCTGGCTGCCCTCACCCTGGTCCGGCTAAATGCTCGCGCCGAGGAGCGCCCCACCCGGCTCTCCGGCGGCATGCAGCAGCGCGTGGCCCTGGCCCGGGCCCTGGTCTACGAGCCGCGGGTGCTCCTCCTCGACGAGCCGCTGGCCGCCCTCGACAAGAAGCTCCGCGAGGAGATGCGCGCCGAACTGCGGGAGATCCTGCGCGCCGTCGGGATCACCACGATCTTCGTGACCCATGACCAGGGTGAGGCCCTTGGCCTCTCGGACCGTATCGCGGTGATGCACGCGGGAAGACTCGAGCAGCTCGGGCCTCCGCGGGAAATTTACGAGCGGCCGGCCACGCGCTTCGTGGCCGATTTCATCGGGGCCTCCACGGTCCTGCGCGGCCGATCGATCGCCTCGGACCGCGTCGAGCTGGCTCCCGACCTATCGCTGAAGGTGTCCGTCGGCTCGCCGCTCGCCGTGGGCCAGGAGGTCGAGCTGGCCATACGTCCGGAGCGCATCAGCATCGTCGTGGTGCCGGGCGACAACGTGCTGACGGCACGGATCGTCGGCGTGACCTACCAGGGGCTTCAGACCGAGGTGACCGCGGAGATTGTCGGCGGTCAGCGGCTCCTGGCCTTTGTCCCCGAGCCCGCCCCCACCGGCCTCCTCCCGGGCCGCACGCTCCTGCTGCATCTGCCCGCCGACGCCTTCATGTCGCTCACGCCTCGAGACGTCTCCCCCCTCGGAAGGCAGGAGCTGAGATGA
- a CDS encoding thiamine pyrophosphate-binding protein — MTGARQIVAGLESAGVTLAASLPDTWIGKLVEEVRRSSAIRVVDVAREEEAVAVACGANLAGGRGAVLIQNAGLLNCGGILAGLVELYHLPCFFIVSLRGDSRDPIYYHEPKGRVTEATLQAWRLRYAIAHHGRDLAVQVRQGVESSVESQSAYVLLISGEDLA, encoded by the coding sequence ATGACCGGCGCCCGGCAGATCGTGGCCGGCCTGGAGAGCGCGGGCGTCACCCTCGCGGCCTCGCTGCCGGATACCTGGATAGGCAAGCTGGTGGAGGAAGTCCGCCGCTCATCGGCCATCCGCGTGGTGGATGTGGCCCGTGAGGAAGAAGCGGTGGCCGTGGCCTGCGGCGCGAACCTGGCCGGCGGACGCGGCGCCGTGCTGATCCAGAACGCCGGCCTCTTGAACTGCGGCGGCATCCTGGCCGGCCTCGTGGAGCTCTATCATCTCCCCTGCTTCTTCATCGTCTCGCTGCGCGGCGACTCGCGCGATCCGATCTACTATCACGAGCCCAAAGGACGGGTGACGGAAGCCACGCTTCAGGCCTGGCGGCTCCGGTACGCCATCGCCCATCACGGCCGCGATCTGGCCGTACAGGTCCGCCAGGGCGTGGAGTCCTCCGTCGAGTCCCAGAGCGCCTACGTGCTGCTCATCAGCGGCGAGGATCTCGCGTGA
- a CDS encoding ABC transporter substrate-binding protein: MPARMLVLISMAVLIVAPAAHAQDALVVSVWGGNWKDTVERVIGKAFTAKTGTPVEFEVGGTIDRLAKARVAKGNPLVDLNFTTTHVARLYISDGLYAPLDMSKIPNAKEIAREAVRSEYHLGSWSYVYTVVYRPDLVKEEITRWSDLWKPSLKGKIAMPDFDPSHIITIAALMEGANELTWQKGQDKLKQLKPSIAAFFSTDAQSQDLMKTGQAPVQVMLSVNAYHLQDQGIPVKLVQPRDFPGIVGIDTMAVMAGTKKTEAAHQFINFALSKDIQTELVKALKAGPVNSGALVPAALKGQPGIFLTPAEWKERGYIMNDEARAKTLPAWREWFTANIVK, encoded by the coding sequence ATGCCGGCTCGGATGCTCGTGCTCATTTCCATGGCGGTGCTGATCGTTGCTCCGGCCGCCCACGCTCAGGATGCGCTCGTGGTGAGCGTCTGGGGCGGCAACTGGAAGGACACCGTGGAGCGGGTCATCGGCAAGGCCTTCACGGCAAAGACGGGCACGCCGGTGGAGTTCGAGGTCGGCGGCACCATCGATCGGCTCGCCAAGGCGCGGGTGGCCAAGGGCAATCCCCTCGTGGACTTGAACTTCACCACCACGCACGTGGCGCGCCTCTACATCTCGGACGGCCTCTACGCCCCCCTCGACATGAGCAAGATTCCCAATGCCAAGGAGATCGCGCGCGAGGCGGTGCGGAGCGAATACCACCTCGGATCGTGGAGCTACGTCTACACCGTCGTGTACCGCCCGGATCTCGTGAAGGAGGAGATCACGCGATGGTCGGATCTCTGGAAGCCGAGTCTCAAGGGCAAGATCGCCATGCCCGACTTCGATCCCTCCCACATCATCACCATCGCGGCCCTCATGGAGGGCGCCAATGAGCTGACCTGGCAGAAGGGTCAGGACAAGCTCAAGCAGCTCAAGCCCAGCATCGCCGCCTTCTTCTCCACCGATGCCCAGAGCCAGGACCTGATGAAGACCGGCCAGGCCCCCGTCCAGGTGATGCTGTCCGTCAATGCCTATCACCTGCAAGACCAGGGCATCCCGGTCAAGCTGGTCCAGCCGCGAGACTTCCCCGGCATCGTCGGTATCGACACCATGGCGGTGATGGCGGGCACCAAGAAGACGGAGGCGGCCCATCAATTCATCAATTTCGCGCTCTCGAAGGACATCCAGACCGAGCTCGTCAAGGCGCTGAAGGCCGGACCCGTCAACAGCGGCGCCCTCGTCCCCGCCGCCCTGAAGGGTCAGCCGGGCATCTTCCTGACCCCGGCCGAGTGGAAGGAGCGCGGCTACATCATGAACGACGAGGCACGGGCCAAGACGCTGCCCGCCTGGCGCGAGTGGTTCACGGCCAATATCGTCAAGTAG